Proteins found in one Corynebacterium sanguinis genomic segment:
- a CDS encoding recombinase family protein produces the protein MNERSTAPRKAAIYLRISQDREMDGLAIDRQREDCENLARFRRWEVVETYVDQSKSATDRSAIRPDYDRMVADYLLGRFDAIICYDLDRLTRQPRQLEDWIDAAELRGLALVTANGDADLSTDGGRMYARIKAAVARAEMERKSARQSAAQRQRAMQGRAPKGMRPLGYAVDGEVIPHEAEAVRAIYDLFTRIEHPESLRSLARALSGTEQIDGITPLPKHTHTVSVERATARAQQGLEPRSIVEDGPWSPSTVLGILRNPRYAALSTYTPKFSQADGKRRRMWKAQILRDDAGEPIRGQWEQIVDDETWWKAQQVLDDTERVTNTSGSTKRKHLGSGLYRCGYVNEDTGETCGKKVTGAPRGYKCAGHIVRSGAAIDDFVTTVIAKRLARKDARVMVEVADGGPHAAGIDSAISDQRARILRAEADYDAEIIEARDLKRVRDAAEARIQELEAERLMQSRAGALSPILGVDDPAAAFREASLDLRRQTIDALATITLLPQPRGRKGFRTESVVVDWR, from the coding sequence ATGAACGAGCGTTCCACCGCGCCCCGCAAGGCAGCCATTTACCTCCGAATCTCACAGGATCGCGAGATGGACGGGCTCGCTATCGACCGCCAGCGCGAGGACTGCGAGAACCTTGCACGATTCCGGCGCTGGGAGGTCGTCGAGACCTACGTGGACCAGTCGAAGAGCGCCACCGACAGGAGCGCCATCCGCCCGGACTACGACCGCATGGTCGCCGACTATTTGCTCGGACGGTTCGACGCGATCATCTGCTACGACCTCGACAGGCTCACCCGGCAGCCCCGACAGCTGGAGGACTGGATCGACGCCGCCGAGCTGCGCGGCCTCGCCCTCGTCACGGCCAATGGCGACGCGGACCTTTCGACCGACGGCGGTCGGATGTATGCCCGCATCAAGGCGGCTGTGGCGCGGGCCGAGATGGAACGCAAGAGTGCCCGTCAGTCCGCAGCCCAGCGTCAGCGCGCCATGCAGGGGCGTGCTCCGAAGGGCATGCGCCCACTCGGCTACGCCGTAGACGGCGAAGTGATCCCCCACGAGGCTGAGGCCGTGAGGGCGATCTACGACCTGTTCACCAGGATCGAGCACCCCGAGTCGCTGCGATCGCTCGCCCGGGCTCTCAGTGGCACCGAGCAGATCGATGGGATCACACCACTGCCCAAGCACACGCACACCGTGAGCGTCGAGCGCGCCACCGCCCGCGCGCAGCAGGGCCTCGAACCTAGGTCGATCGTCGAGGACGGTCCGTGGTCTCCCTCGACCGTGCTGGGCATCCTGCGGAACCCTCGTTACGCGGCGCTGAGCACGTACACCCCGAAGTTTTCCCAGGCGGATGGGAAGCGGCGCCGGATGTGGAAGGCACAGATCCTCCGAGACGACGCCGGTGAGCCGATCCGAGGGCAGTGGGAGCAGATCGTTGACGACGAGACCTGGTGGAAGGCACAGCAAGTCCTCGACGACACGGAGCGGGTGACGAACACATCCGGCTCGACCAAGCGCAAGCACCTCGGCAGCGGGCTCTACCGGTGCGGATACGTCAATGAGGACACCGGCGAGACGTGTGGGAAGAAGGTTACCGGGGCGCCGCGCGGGTACAAGTGCGCGGGCCACATCGTCCGCTCGGGCGCCGCCATCGACGACTTCGTCACCACGGTCATCGCCAAGCGTCTTGCGCGCAAGGACGCGAGGGTGATGGTCGAGGTCGCGGACGGTGGGCCGCATGCGGCCGGCATCGACTCGGCGATCAGCGACCAGAGAGCGCGCATTCTGCGCGCCGAGGCCGACTACGACGCCGAGATCATTGAGGCACGCGACCTCAAGCGCGTACGGGACGCTGCAGAAGCGCGTATCCAGGAGCTGGAGGCCGAAAGGCTGATGCAAAGCCGTGCGGGCGCGCTGTCGCCGATCCTGGGCGTCGATGACCCTGCCGCAGCATTCCGGGAAGCGTCACTTGACCTCCGCCGTCAGACCATCGACGCCCTCGCCACGATCACGCTTCTCCCACAGCCGCGCGGGCGCAAGGGGTTCAGGACAGAATCCGTCGTCGTCGACTGGAGGTAG